The following are from one region of the Vibrio parahaemolyticus genome:
- a CDS encoding amino acid ABC transporter permease: MGEQTTTRTAPTKANTGSFLVRLNTLDWVLLIICSIGGVWLYQRSNVGVHYLWQWKEAFELLFTPRSDGGLPYFFQGLISTLRLSIWGISFALVLGTLLGLARFSRSVWLRTPANAFIQLVRNIPPLVFVFIFYFFISNQLIPLLGLEDLLRNYNGEPNALQSFLFGPSNLWENLASGVLCVGLLSSAYIAEVVRAGLQSIDQGQWEAADSLGLSRWVKYRFVIAPQVLKAITPALAGQAISLVKDTSIVSLISIQEMTFVGTEMANSSGYIFEIWLIVGFSYFLICFGLSLIFRYIEKKSESISN; the protein is encoded by the coding sequence TTGGGCGAACAAACCACCACTCGCACAGCACCCACAAAGGCCAACACAGGTTCCTTTCTAGTTCGGTTAAACACGCTCGATTGGGTACTGCTTATTATCTGTAGTATTGGTGGTGTTTGGCTGTACCAACGTTCCAACGTTGGTGTGCATTATTTGTGGCAGTGGAAAGAGGCGTTTGAACTACTTTTCACACCAAGATCCGACGGTGGTTTGCCCTACTTCTTCCAAGGTTTGATTTCGACGTTAAGGCTCAGTATTTGGGGCATCAGTTTCGCATTAGTGCTTGGCACTTTGTTAGGCTTAGCCCGCTTCTCTCGCTCTGTTTGGTTGCGTACACCTGCCAACGCGTTTATTCAGTTGGTAAGAAACATCCCACCGTTGGTTTTTGTTTTTATTTTCTACTTTTTCATTTCTAACCAATTGATCCCGTTACTCGGTTTAGAAGATCTTTTACGAAACTACAACGGTGAACCAAACGCGCTACAAAGCTTTCTTTTTGGACCTTCTAACCTTTGGGAAAATCTTGCCTCTGGTGTGTTATGCGTCGGCTTACTCTCTTCTGCATACATAGCAGAAGTTGTGCGAGCAGGGTTACAAAGCATCGACCAAGGTCAGTGGGAAGCGGCGGATTCATTGGGCTTGTCTCGGTGGGTGAAATACCGATTCGTTATCGCACCACAGGTGCTTAAAGCAATAACACCTGCACTTGCCGGTCAAGCCATCTCTTTGGTGAAAGACACCTCCATCGTTTCGCTAATTTCTATACAAGAAATGACTTTCGTTGGGACAGAGATGGCAAACTCATCAGGATATATCTTTGAAATTTGGCTGATTGTTGGCTTTTCTTACTTCTTGATTTGTTTCGGTCTGTCACTCATTTTTCGATATATTGAGAAAAAATCGGAATCTATTTCAAATTAA
- a CDS encoding transporter substrate-binding domain-containing protein codes for MKLFKATITALLGLAIAMPTIAKEDVPTPNVDQIKERGTLRVGMSTFVPWAMRNKQGELIGFEIDVAKRLAQDSGLKVEFVPTAWDGIIPALLAKKFDVIIGGMSVTPERSKSVLFTEPYSHSGVQVAANKELASGFSEFSDFDSRRVKIAARRGAFTVQVARETFPKAKILQFDDDAQAFQEVLNGNAHAVIASSPKPEHETVKHSDKLFLPFSERLSKGNEAFAVRLGEEDKKAFFNKWIEERTQDGWLKQRYEYWFSTLDWQDQVAQGQ; via the coding sequence ATGAAGTTATTCAAAGCGACCATTACTGCATTATTAGGGCTAGCCATCGCTATGCCTACTATCGCGAAAGAAGACGTTCCCACTCCCAATGTAGATCAAATCAAAGAACGAGGCACTTTGCGCGTTGGTATGTCAACATTTGTACCTTGGGCAATGCGCAACAAGCAAGGTGAGTTAATCGGTTTTGAAATCGATGTTGCCAAACGCTTAGCACAAGATTCAGGTTTGAAAGTGGAATTTGTACCGACTGCATGGGATGGCATTATTCCCGCACTACTGGCGAAAAAGTTCGACGTGATCATCGGTGGCATGTCGGTCACGCCTGAGCGTTCCAAAAGCGTGTTGTTTACTGAGCCCTACTCGCACTCTGGAGTTCAAGTGGCAGCGAACAAAGAGCTTGCTTCAGGTTTTAGCGAATTCTCCGATTTTGACTCACGACGCGTAAAAATAGCGGCTCGTCGCGGTGCATTCACCGTTCAAGTCGCCAGAGAAACCTTCCCGAAAGCGAAGATTCTGCAATTTGATGACGACGCGCAAGCGTTCCAAGAGGTGCTGAATGGTAACGCCCATGCGGTTATTGCTTCTAGCCCAAAACCAGAACATGAGACAGTGAAACACAGCGACAAGCTATTCCTTCCATTTTCTGAACGACTATCAAAAGGTAACGAAGCCTTTGCGGTTCGCTTAGGGGAGGAAGATAAAAAAGCCTTTTTCAATAAATGGATTGAAGAAAGAACCCAAGATGGATGGTTAAAACAGCGTTATGAATACTGGTTCTCGACATTAGATTGGCAAGATCAAGTCGCGCAAGGCCAGTAA
- a CDS encoding amino acid ABC transporter permease, with amino-acid sequence MIVRVIKPVFQALLQMTLLFIAIVWVLDSGADAMGYQWQWERVPNYIAFYEDGEWWPAELIDGLLVTLNISTISLFFTLVLGLLTALLRLSDSKVGNVIGTTYVEVIRNTPLLVQIYLLYFVFGPVIGLDRFNTAVLALSLFQGAYTAEIFRAGLNSIPKGQFEAAQTLGLSPFYTYKDVILPQVLQRTLPPLTNEVVSLIKNSSIVSVMAIFDLTTQARNIVSETAMPFEIWFTVAAIYLALTLSLSGLSAWLEHKLGASWRKL; translated from the coding sequence ATGATAGTTCGCGTAATCAAACCTGTGTTTCAAGCTTTACTGCAAATGACGCTCCTCTTCATCGCGATTGTGTGGGTGTTGGACTCTGGAGCCGATGCTATGGGCTATCAATGGCAATGGGAACGCGTACCTAATTACATCGCTTTTTATGAAGATGGCGAATGGTGGCCAGCAGAACTTATCGATGGGTTATTGGTCACGCTTAACATCTCGACTATTAGTCTATTCTTCACCTTAGTGTTGGGGTTGCTCACCGCGTTACTAAGGCTTAGCGATTCGAAAGTCGGCAATGTTATTGGCACCACTTATGTCGAGGTAATACGTAACACGCCGTTGTTGGTGCAAATCTATTTGCTCTACTTCGTGTTTGGCCCCGTGATTGGTTTGGACCGATTCAACACCGCCGTTTTGGCATTGTCCCTTTTCCAAGGTGCCTACACTGCGGAAATATTCCGCGCAGGTTTAAACAGTATTCCTAAAGGGCAATTCGAAGCAGCACAAACACTCGGGTTATCACCGTTTTACACATACAAAGACGTGATTTTGCCTCAGGTTTTACAGCGCACATTACCGCCATTGACCAATGAAGTGGTTTCTTTGATCAAAAACTCTTCCATTGTAAGCGTGATGGCGATTTTTGATTTAACAACACAGGCACGCAACATCGTCTCTGAGACGGCGATGCCGTTCGAAATTTGGTTTACCGTGGCAGCAATTTATCTTGCTCTCACTCTATCACTTTCTGGCTTGTCTGCATGGCTAGAACACAAACTCGGAGCCAGTTGGCGCAAATTATAA
- a CDS encoding amino acid ABC transporter ATP-binding protein gives MKENTPVVEFSNVNKWYGDYHALKDINFSVHSGEIVVVCGPSGSGKSTLIRCINHLESIQEGQLYVFDQPSHAKSLKPGKIGMVFQHFHLFPHLTVLENLTLAPIRTLKLSKQEAEKRARHYLKRVNIEEQASKYPIQLSGGQQQRVAIARSLCMEPDLLLFDEPTSALDPEMINEVLDVMVELAQSGMTMICVTHEMGFAKKVANRVVFMDEGQIVEMNSPIALFETPQHPRTQAFLNQILSY, from the coding sequence TTGAAAGAGAACACTCCCGTCGTCGAATTTAGCAACGTAAACAAGTGGTATGGCGATTACCACGCTCTAAAAGATATCAACTTCTCCGTACATTCTGGCGAGATCGTCGTTGTGTGTGGCCCTTCAGGTTCAGGGAAATCAACACTCATTCGTTGCATCAACCATCTTGAATCGATTCAAGAAGGCCAACTTTACGTGTTCGACCAGCCTTCTCATGCAAAATCTCTCAAGCCCGGTAAAATCGGCATGGTGTTCCAGCACTTCCACCTTTTTCCTCATTTGACTGTACTGGAAAACCTTACCTTAGCGCCGATTCGCACACTCAAATTGTCAAAACAAGAAGCTGAAAAACGCGCACGACATTACCTCAAGCGCGTCAATATTGAAGAACAAGCGAGCAAATACCCCATCCAGCTTTCCGGCGGTCAGCAGCAGCGCGTCGCGATTGCCCGTTCCTTATGTATGGAACCGGACTTACTCCTTTTTGACGAACCGACTTCGGCGCTTGACCCGGAAATGATCAACGAAGTGTTGGATGTTATGGTTGAACTGGCTCAAAGTGGAATGACGATGATTTGCGTCACGCACGAAATGGGATTTGCCAAAAAAGTAGCGAACCGCGTGGTATTTATGGATGAAGGCCAAATCGTGGAAATGAACTCACCGATCGCCTTATTTGAAACACCACAGCATCCACGAACCCAAGCATTTTTGAACCAAATTTTAAGTTACTGA
- the pyk gene encoding pyruvate kinase, translated as MCKTKIVATLGPASESRETLTKLIRAGANVVRLNFSHGTAQEHIARANLVREIAAELDTYVGVLVDLQGPKIRISCFENGAVLLNQGDVFTLSGTLDAQSGTQEMVGLDYPELIQDVNEGDILLLDDGRIQLKVSQVHRDEQWIKTTVLNSGKLSNRKGINLLGGGLSAPALTAKDIQDIDTAAKLRADFLAISFPRNAQDIEYARSLAQKAGCHAKIVAKVERAEVVETKEAMDDVIKASDIIMVARGDLGVEIGDARLPMVQKSLINRSKHWGKPVITATQMLESMIENPLPTRAEVLDVANAIIDGTDAVMLSAESAAGKYPIEAVEAMVRIAQGAEHELECNHDCWDTLQHLCSNPGKSFALSSMISASRVHQDLGVAILTQHGETPLLMSRCQSKTKIWALSDNPALLAQMTILRGVEPLYFKAAESHVDLAPQLVECLRQKANEAHISSILMTQLDSIEGMGEINACRLLSLNVSSHMKPAEEIAA; from the coding sequence ATGTGTAAAACCAAAATTGTGGCTACGCTAGGCCCAGCAAGTGAAAGCCGCGAAACACTAACTAAGTTGATTCGAGCAGGCGCGAACGTAGTCAGACTCAACTTTTCTCACGGAACGGCGCAAGAACACATTGCCCGCGCGAATTTAGTTCGTGAAATTGCGGCCGAACTCGATACTTATGTTGGTGTGTTAGTCGATTTACAAGGTCCTAAGATTCGTATTTCTTGTTTCGAAAATGGCGCAGTTCTACTCAATCAAGGCGACGTATTCACGCTGAGCGGCACACTTGACGCACAATCTGGAACCCAAGAAATGGTTGGGCTTGATTACCCAGAGCTGATTCAAGACGTGAACGAAGGCGATATTCTGCTGCTAGATGATGGCCGCATTCAGCTAAAAGTAAGCCAAGTACACCGTGACGAGCAGTGGATTAAAACCACAGTATTGAACAGCGGTAAATTGTCTAACCGTAAAGGCATTAATTTGTTAGGTGGCGGTCTTTCCGCTCCGGCTCTTACCGCGAAAGACATTCAAGACATCGACACCGCAGCTAAACTTCGAGCCGACTTCCTTGCCATTTCTTTCCCGCGCAATGCACAAGATATCGAATACGCTCGCAGCTTGGCGCAAAAAGCAGGTTGTCACGCCAAGATTGTCGCGAAGGTAGAACGCGCAGAAGTGGTTGAAACCAAAGAAGCGATGGATGATGTCATTAAAGCATCTGACATCATTATGGTCGCTCGCGGCGATTTAGGCGTAGAGATTGGCGACGCACGACTGCCAATGGTGCAAAAATCATTGATCAATCGTTCTAAACATTGGGGTAAGCCGGTCATTACCGCGACCCAGATGTTGGAATCGATGATCGAGAATCCTCTCCCAACTCGCGCTGAAGTGTTAGACGTGGCAAACGCGATTATCGACGGAACAGACGCCGTAATGCTGTCGGCGGAATCGGCGGCGGGCAAATACCCAATCGAAGCGGTCGAAGCCATGGTTCGCATCGCACAAGGTGCAGAGCACGAGTTGGAATGCAACCATGACTGCTGGGATACTCTGCAACACTTATGTTCTAACCCAGGCAAAAGTTTCGCGCTTTCATCAATGATTTCAGCATCTCGCGTTCATCAAGACCTTGGCGTTGCGATTTTAACCCAACATGGTGAAACACCCCTGTTGATGTCTCGCTGCCAAAGTAAAACTAAGATTTGGGCCCTAAGCGACAACCCAGCCTTGCTTGCACAAATGACTATTCTACGCGGTGTTGAACCTTTGTATTTCAAAGCAGCAGAAAGCCACGTCGATCTCGCGCCACAGTTAGTGGAATGCTTACGTCAAAAGGCCAACGAAGCACATATTTCCTCCATTTTGATGACCCAACTCGACTCCATCGAAGGCATGGGTGAAATCAACGCGTGTCGCTTGCTGAGCTTGAATGTGTCTTCTCACATGAAGCCAGCGGAAGAAATCGCAGCTTAG